The Drechmeria coniospora strain ARSEF 6962 chromosome 02, whole genome shotgun sequence genome has a segment encoding these proteins:
- a CDS encoding hypothetical protein (related to copper transport protein), whose translation MMNHGSMGGGHGAKCKISMLWNWHTVDACFLSSSWHIRNEAMFAATCIGVVALVVLVEFSRRLGKEYDRFLTRQFQREASRRHGDLDVGDGLGLDVGTFRASVLQQLLRSLLHAVTFAGGYMVMLLAMYFNGYVIISIFVGAGLGKFLCDWFVVECAAGKPVGGVCEETTICCG comes from the exons ATGATGAATCACGGAAgcatgggcggcggccacggagCAAAATGCAAAATCTCG aTGCTGTGGAACTGGCACACGGTCGACGCCTGCTTCCTCTCTTCCAGTTGGCACATTCGCAACGAAGCCATGTTCGCGGCCACGtgcatcggcgtcgtcgccctcgtcgtcctcgtcgagttCTCTCGGCGGCTGGGCAAGGAGTACGACCGGTTCCTGACGCGCCAGTTCCAGAGGGAGGCTTCGAGACGACACGGCGACCtcgatgtcggcgacgggctcggACTTGACGTGGGGACCTTTCGCGCCTCGGTCCtccagcagctgctgcgCTCGCTCCTGCACGCCGTCACCTTTGCGGGGGGCTACATGGTGATGCTTCTGGCCATGTACTTTAACGGCTACGTCATTATCAGCATCTTTGTCGGAGCCGGCCTGGGCAAGTTTCTGTGCGACTGGTTCGTCGTCGAGTGCGCGGCGGGGAAGCCGGTTGGGGGTGTTTGCGAGGAGACGACAATTTGCTGTGGATAG